In one window of Zingiber officinale cultivar Zhangliang chromosome 11A, Zo_v1.1, whole genome shotgun sequence DNA:
- the LOC122031374 gene encoding uncharacterized protein LOC122031374 yields MRQPSRQELDYFSQQGMAGRRNNNNGEMGGQNNQFLEGLTTLLDEQNCIHGERIQQILQAREQGSTPRRSAPSTQPVYKQFRELGPTEFKGTTDPIAAEGWIRSLEMIFDFMQLTDVDKVRCAIFMLLDDARVWWEGARLTVDLATLTWTDFKEVFYGKYFTVDNRTRLAREFLELRQGDLSVAEYVRRFE; encoded by the exons ATGCGCCAGCCATCTCGTCAGGAACTCGACTACTTCAGCCAACAA GGTATGGCTGGGAGAAGGAACAACAACAACGGGGAGATGGGTGGTCAGAACAACCAGTTCCTGGAAGGACTTACAACACTCCTAGATGAGCAGAACTGCATTCATGGGGAACGGATTCAACAAATACTGCAGGCTAGGGAGCAGGGGAGCACACCCAGACGTTCTGCACCTAGCACGCAACCGGTCTACAAGCAGTTTCGGGAGCTTGGACCGACGGAGTTTAAAGGCACCACAGACCCGATCGCTGCAGAGGGATGGATTCGGTCTCTAGAGATGATATTTGACTTCATGCAGCTCACAGATGTGGACAAAGTCAGGTGTGCGATATTCATGCTCCTGGATGATGCTCGAGTATGGTGGGAGGGTGCGAGGCTGACCGTAGATCTGGCTACTTTGACTTGGACTGATTTTAAGGAGGTATTCTATGGAAAGTATTTCACAGTTGACAACAGGACACGGCTGGCACGGGAATTCTTGGAGCTTCGCCAGGGAGATTTGTCAGTGGCGGAGTATGTCAGGAGGTTCGAGTGA